CTATAAATTTTGAATGGATATTCTTTTTGGTTAAGGACTTCTGCTACATTTTTGACAATATCTTTGTTTATTGATATTTGACTTAATAGTTTTCCATCAGCGATAACCATTGTGCCATTACTTCCGGCAACAGGGCATTGTAGAGGAGTTTTATCAATTACCGTCTTAATATCTTCCGGTGCACGACCTGAACAAATCATAACAATGTGACCTGCTTGTTGAGCAGTTTGAATGGCTTGAATGTTTTCTGCTGAAATATCAATATTAGACGATAATAATGTTCCATCAAGATCAATCGCAATTAATTTCTTCATATTGTTTCTCCTTTGCTTTATCTTTAATTATGTATGTAGGATCTAGTATTAACTCAATTATTTATTATGACATATTTTCATTCAAATCATGAGAAAAACGTTTGAAAAGATAATAAAATTTAAAATATCTAATGATTTCTTTTTCTTTTATTGAAAAAAAGATATACTTGCACATAGAAGAAAGTACATATTGGAGGGGTAAGTATGGTTCGATTCGGTATTATCGGAACAAATTGGATTACAGAAAGTTTTATCCAAGCTGCAAAAAAAGTAGAAGGTTTTTCTTTAACAGCTGTATACTCAAGAACAACTGAAAAAGCAAAGGATTTTGCAGACAAACACCATGCTGAGCATATTTTTACAGATTTAGAGGAATTCGCAGGCAGTGACACATTTGATGCGGTGTACATTGCTAGTCCAAATTCACTTCATGCTTCTCAAGCCATTCTATGTATGGAAAAAGGTAAGCATGTTTTATGTGAAAAGCCTATAGCTTCTAACAGTAATGAAGTGAATGCTATGATTAAGGTTGCTAATGAGTATAATGTTGTCTTAATGGAGGCATTAAAAACAACTTTATTACCAAATTTCTTAGCTATAAAAGAAAACTTACATAAGATTGGAAAAGTAAGACGTTATTTTGCAAGCTACTGCCAATATTCTTCACGCTATGATAAATATAAAGAAGGTACTGTTCTAAATGCCTTTAAGCCGGAGTTCTCAAATGGTTCTGTAATGGATATTGGAATTTATTGTATATATCCTGCTATTACTTTATTTGGAGAACCAAAGGAAATTAAAGCTTCAGGCTATATGCTTGGGTCAGGTGTTGATGGTGAAGGAAGTATCCTGCTCACATATGATGAAATGGATGCCGTCATCATGTATTCAAAAATTACAAATTCATATATACCTTCCGAAATCCAAGGAGAAAATGGGAGTATCATAATTGATAAAATTCATACACCTGAGAGTGTAAAGATTCAATATAAGGATGGAACTGTGGAGGATCTTACACAACCTCAAGATACTGAAAGCATGTATTATGAAGCGAAAGAATTTATTGAACTTGTTACTCAGAGTAAGCATCAATCCGAAATAAATTCTCATCAAAACTCTTTAATAACAGCTACAGTAATTGAAGCTGCTCGTAAACAAATTGGCTTAGTTTATCCAGCTGATAAATAATAAAAAAAGGGTCGGTTCCCAACAAAGGGAACTGACCCATTTTTTCATTTAGCATTAATAAGGATCGGCTTCGTGGCTTTTCTTTACAGCATCTTTTGTTGCTTCATTTGCAGCTAATGAACCTAATCCACCTTGGCCATATTTTGACTGACCTGCTTCACGGCCTGGAACCTCTCCCATGCTCATTTCCTTCATTTCTTTCACTTTCATTTCAATACCTTCCTTTACACGGCGGCCATAATCTTCGTCAGCTTGTGTAAAGTGTTCAATCATCGCATCTTGAATTTTCTTATTACATGCTGCAAGTGCTTCAGAAAGGTTTTTAATTAATTCATCGCGCTCCCAATCTTCAAAGCTACGATATGTGTCACCAGCTTGACCATAGTTGTTAGGTCGATCAATTGGTGCACTCATTGCCGCTGCATTATAAGTTGGTTGGTGAGGCGCACGTCCTTCTTTACTTGCTTCCTTAAACCCGCCCAGCATTGAGGGCTCATAGTTAATATGAGGATTATCTCCAGACTCTTTCGGGTCGCGCACATCCATTTGTCCGCGTTGCTGATTTGTACGAACTGGCGCTTTAGGTGCATTTACAGGTAATTTTAGATAATTTGCTCCAACACGATAGCGTTGTGTATCGGAGTAGGAGAAGGTGCGACCTTGTAGCATTTTATCATCAGAGAAGTCCATGCCATCAACAAGAACCCCTGTACCAAAAGCAGCTTGTTCAATCTCAGCGTGAAAGTCCACTGGATTACGGTCTAGTACCATACGTCCAACAGGTAGCCATGGGAACTTATCCTCTGGCCAAAGCTTTGTATCATCAAGAGGATCAAAATCTAGTTCAGAATGGTAATCATCCTCCATGATTTGAACAAAAAGCTCCCATTCTGGATAATCCTCGCGCTCGATCGCTTCATATAAATCTTGTGTTGCATGCCCAACATTTTTCGCTTGAATAGAGTCAGCTTCTTCTTGGGTTAAATTACGGATACCTTGCTTTGGCTCCCAATGATATTTGACCAAAACAGCTTTCCCCTCAGCATTAACCCACTTATATGTATTAACACCAGATCCCTGCATATGACGGTATGTAGCTGGAATGCCCCATGGCGAGAATAGGAAAGTGATCATATGTGTTGCTTCAGGTGTACGAGAAACGAAGTCAAACATACGCTCTGGGTTCGGAACGTTTGAAGCCGGATCTGCTTTAAAAGCATGAATCATATCAGGGAACTTCATTGCATCACGAATAAAGAAAATTTTAAGGTTGTTCCCAACAAGATCCCAGTTTCCTTCTTCAGTATACATTTTAACGGCAAAGCCGCGTGGATCACGTGCTGTTTCAGGCGAATCCTTAGCTCCTGCTACAGTAGAGAAACGAACCATTAACGGTGTTTTCTTTCCAACACCAGAAAATACTTTTGCACGAGTATACTTTTCAACAGGCTCATCGCCAACTTTTCCATACGTTTCAAAATATCCAAATGCACCAGATCCTCGTGCGTGTACAACACGCTCTGGTACCTCTTCACGATCAAAATGTGAAATTTTTTCAATGAAATGATAATTCTCAAGAGTGGCAGGACCACGGTCACCGATCGTACGAATATTT
This Metabacillus endolithicus DNA region includes the following protein-coding sequences:
- a CDS encoding Gfo/Idh/MocA family protein; translated protein: MVRFGIIGTNWITESFIQAAKKVEGFSLTAVYSRTTEKAKDFADKHHAEHIFTDLEEFAGSDTFDAVYIASPNSLHASQAILCMEKGKHVLCEKPIASNSNEVNAMIKVANEYNVVLMEALKTTLLPNFLAIKENLHKIGKVRRYFASYCQYSSRYDKYKEGTVLNAFKPEFSNGSVMDIGIYCIYPAITLFGEPKEIKASGYMLGSGVDGEGSILLTYDEMDAVIMYSKITNSYIPSEIQGENGSIIIDKIHTPESVKIQYKDGTVEDLTQPQDTESMYYEAKEFIELVTQSKHQSEINSHQNSLITATVIEAARKQIGLVYPADK
- a CDS encoding catalase, with amino-acid sequence MKKDHSYNEEFSASNDESLDNSKSGNEQDETLTTRQGHPVMDNQNIRTIGDRGPATLENYHFIEKISHFDREEVPERVVHARGSGAFGYFETYGKVGDEPVEKYTRAKVFSGVGKKTPLMVRFSTVAGAKDSPETARDPRGFAVKMYTEEGNWDLVGNNLKIFFIRDAMKFPDMIHAFKADPASNVPNPERMFDFVSRTPEATHMITFLFSPWGIPATYRHMQGSGVNTYKWVNAEGKAVLVKYHWEPKQGIRNLTQEEADSIQAKNVGHATQDLYEAIEREDYPEWELFVQIMEDDYHSELDFDPLDDTKLWPEDKFPWLPVGRMVLDRNPVDFHAEIEQAAFGTGVLVDGMDFSDDKMLQGRTFSYSDTQRYRVGANYLKLPVNAPKAPVRTNQQRGQMDVRDPKESGDNPHINYEPSMLGGFKEASKEGRAPHQPTYNAAAMSAPIDRPNNYGQAGDTYRSFEDWERDELIKNLSEALAACNKKIQDAMIEHFTQADEDYGRRVKEGIEMKVKEMKEMSMGEVPGREAGQSKYGQGGLGSLAANEATKDAVKKSHEADPY